A stretch of the Luteimonas sp. JM171 genome encodes the following:
- the trmY gene encoding tRNA (pseudouridine(54)-N(1))-methyltransferase TrmY, with translation MRTFVLRARAAPTDSHALLGAVGQDAHVEILAHTLMNAVFVAQSHRRDVVVHLVLESTRDYSRAIRFDSNAMGTIGGFDERALLGKIAGALDASADIGKDESRPVEPGIQVRTTSFERLVRELAEDHQLYLMDPKGTPVGEQAFGPNPCFLLTDHIPMPKKVIPSLERMGAKKISLGRTMLFASQCVVLIHHALDQQQA, from the coding sequence ATGCGAACCTTCGTGCTCCGGGCGCGCGCCGCGCCCACAGACAGCCATGCGCTGCTCGGCGCCGTGGGCCAGGACGCCCACGTGGAGATCCTCGCCCACACGCTGATGAACGCCGTGTTCGTCGCCCAGTCACACCGGCGCGACGTGGTCGTGCACCTCGTGCTGGAGAGCACCCGCGACTATTCGCGCGCCATCCGCTTCGACTCCAATGCCATGGGCACCATCGGCGGCTTTGACGAGCGCGCGCTCCTGGGCAAGATCGCGGGCGCCCTGGACGCCTCCGCCGACATAGGCAAGGACGAATCCCGACCGGTGGAACCGGGCATCCAGGTGCGCACCACCAGCTTCGAGCGGCTCGTCAGGGAACTCGCCGAAGACCACCAGCTCTACCTCATGGATCCCAAGGGCACGCCCGTGGGCGAGCAGGCGTTCGGCCCCAACCCGTGCTTCCTGCTCACCGACCACATCCCCATGCCGAAGAAGGTCATCCCCAGCCTGGAGCGCATGGGCGCGAAGAAGATCAGCTTGGGCCGGACCATGCTGTTCGCTTCCCAGTGCGTGGTGCTGATCCACCACGCGCTGGACCAGCAGCAGGCCTAG